One window of the Lacerta agilis isolate rLacAgi1 chromosome 17, rLacAgi1.pri, whole genome shotgun sequence genome contains the following:
- the SERPIND1 gene encoding LOW QUALITY PROTEIN: heparin cofactor 2 (The sequence of the model RefSeq protein was modified relative to this genomic sequence to represent the inferred CDS: inserted 2 bases in 2 codons; deleted 2 bases in 2 codons), producing MANLSPEFHQENTVTNDLSTEGEEEXDYLDFETLFREDYDDVDIIDPDITSEFKQGNILKLFQGKTRIQRLNILNANFAFNLYRSLKDKSNSSENILLAPVGISTAMAMISLGLKGQTQEEVLDSLGFTEFVNASSKYDIMTIHNLFHKLTHRLFRRNFGYTLRSVNDLYIQKQFPVLSEFKNSMKRHYFAEAXLADFSDPTFISKANQRILKLTKGLIKEALVNVPPTTIMMVLNCLYFKGTWENKFPVEMTRKQTFRLNEKESVKVSMMQTKANFLATVDHELDCGVLQLPYVGNISMLIVLPYKSSSMRTLEKQLTPQLVEKWQESMTNRTREIMLPKFKLEKSYDLIEYLKQLGVNELFTHNGNYSGISEERINIEKFNHQGTITVNEEGTEAASVTTVAFMPLSAQIRFIVDRPFIFLIYEHRTNCLLFMGRVANPNKL from the exons ATGGCCAATCTCTCGCCCGAGTTTCACCAGGAGAATACGGTGACCAATGACTTGAGTACTGAAGGCGAGGAAG AAGACTATCTTGACTTTGAAACTTTGTTCAGAGAAGATTACGAC GACGTTGACATAATTGATCCAGATATCACCTCTGAGTTCAAACAAGGGAATATTCTTAAgcttttccaagggaaaaccagAATCCAGCGCCTCAATATCCTCAATGCAAACTTTGCCTTCAACCTTTACCGGAGTCTGAAGGACAAAAGC AACTCCTCAGAGAACATCCTTTTGGCTCCAGTTGGAATTTCCACAGCCATGGCTATGATTTCATTGGGACTGAAAGGTCAGACGCAGGAGGAAGTGTTGGATTCCCTTGGCTTCACCGAGTTTGTCAATGCCAGCTCCAAATATGACATTATGACCATTCACAACCTCTTCCACAAACTCACTCACCGGCTCTTCAGGAGGAATTTTGGCTACACGCTCAGGTCAGTCAATGACCTTTATATTCAGAAACAATTCCCTGTCCTCAGTGAATTCAAAAACAGCATGAAGAGGCACTATTTTGCTGAGG CATTGGCCGACTTCTCAGATCCAACCTTCATCTCGAAAGCCAACCAACGTATCCTGAAGCTCACCAAGGGATTGATAAAGGAAGCTCTGGTGAACGTACCCCCAACCACCATCATGATGGTCCTCAACTGCTTGTACTTTAAAG GAACCTGGGAAAATAAGTTTCCCGTGGAAATGACACGCAAACAAACATTCCGCTTGAACGAGAAAGAGTCTGTGAAAGTTTCCATGATGCAGACGAAGGCCAATTTCCTGGCGACTGTAGATCACGAGCTAGATTGCGGGGTGCTCCAGTTACCATACGTGGGCAACATCAGCATGTTGATTGTACTGCCGTATAAGTCGTCGAGCATGAGGACACTAGAGAAGCAACTGACTCCCCAGCTGGTAGAGAAGTGGCAGGAGAGCATGACTAACAG AACGAGAGAAATAATGCTACCTAAATTTAAGCTGGAGAAGAGCTATGACTTGATTGAGTATCTGAAACAACTGGGAGTAAATGAGCTGTTCACCCATAATGGCAACTATTCTGGGATATCAGAAGAGAGAATCAACATTGAGAAG ttCAATCACCAGGGGACGATTACAGTGAATGAAGAAGGCACCGAGGCGGCATCAGTGACCACAGTAGCCTTCATGCCCCTTTCAGCTCAAATTCGCTTCATTGTTGACCGTCCTTTTATCTTTCTCATCTATGAGCACCGCACCAACTGCTTGCTTTTCATGGGCCGAGTCGCCAACCCAAACAAGTTGTAA